The genomic segment ctcacgccccagctaccgccacctaccttggactagctgcccaccctacattgaagttctcatggactcccagctattcctactactaatactgctattaatattagtagtataataactctgtaggtagactgaccagaggaggacgggtgcTCCccggtgagccttggttcctcccaagatttcttcctcagctctgagggaggttctccttgccaccgccccccccccccaccccctggcttgctcacctgggggttttatcTTCTTGTTAAAAcggtcttttctggaattctgtgaagctgctttgtgacgacatccgctgtaaaaagcgctacaaataaacttgatttGATGATAATACCCAGTTTGTTGCTGCACAGAGGCCCACCAGATGAAAATACAGACTAGTGCTGGATGATGTGACCTCAGATCAATATCATAATGAATTGAATATTTTACCTCGGTTATGATTATTAACaattattttactttgtttgttttttgcactCATAGTTCACTGAAAAAGGCCTGCACTGTAAATGCTCTGCACACCTTAACGTAAACTGTctcaacagccagatcggaTTTCACGCGGCTTTTATCGTCAATCCAACCCGACGTTCGTCACAActtcgcgctgctgagactcataaaccTATGAGCTgatatttctgtacaaaaacGAGAACAGACTCATCCCAAACCCTCCGCGTTTGAAGAGAAAGAGACGTCGGAAcgcggccgcaggagaacgaggctggaGCGTTGAAGGACAGTGAAAAGcctgaaagcaaagtttgaaGAATCCGACCACACGAACCGAAGATTCGGGCCGGTTTAGGAGCtggtctgttcagactgatgtcgtgAACAGACAACCagctggaatgaaaacctgccgCCCTTCATGGAGAAGACTGGACACCCCCCCAGGAAGGTCTCTCCCACTCCCACAATCAGCGTCTGAGGAGGTCGTCACATTTGACCatgagacacaggagcacaTTCATCAGACTCTTTCTaccgaaatgcaccacagagcgccaccttacctgtggccatcaaactctataccTCCTACCACACTCActcctgtcactgtggtggttccctcaagggtccatctcagtaccttcagtcagggaacataactgaaccataatccactgaaatgatgtgttctaagctggactgactccacacaccctgcctcgcctcgcctccaggcttttactctactgttctgttttaaaacattcggttatgaaaaggaacaaataccaacttttcacctggagaacctgatttaagctccacaatcagaccttagaaccactgctggagctttgagggaacatttagaCTGTTTGTagcttgatgaatgaatcatgtacctgcatagtgccttatttctaacagtgtatgtgtaataataataataataataataataataataataataataacagtgagCAGTTACACTGTGCACTCTGCTTTACACAGTACGTCTCATATTTATTATCCGTCACTGCCACTttctgtattcataagaacttaaatctcgtgCACATGTCGCAAATCCCCCTTTCttttggttttaaatgattagtgtttattctttttcttaaaCGGCTGCAACTGCAGCTTCTCTCTGGGATCAATGAAGTGACCTGATCTGATTCTGATAAGCGCCTGGGACAAAATCTGGATGCCTTCAGTCTGATGAGGATGGCAGAGGGACTTGCCTTGTCGTAAATGACTTTGACTATAAGTGAGCAGCTTGGACAGGTGGCCACCTCTTCGCCATTCTCCAGATCCTCctgcaacaaacaaacaaacaaacaaacaaacattggACAGCTGGACAGAAGTGGGGGCTTCAGACACGTGAAAACTGAATCAACAGGACCTGCCAGAAGGTCAAACGACAGcgtttcagttcagtttatattaataaatttaattaagGCTCTAATGGATAAAGGCctgcagctcagctcagctcagctcagctcagctcggTTCACCACTAGAGCAAAGCCCGCGCCACTCCAGGTCAGATTTCGTCGTTTTGAGCCAGCAGGTGTGTTTAAGAGGCGTGTTTAGCGTGTGTGTGACCGCGGGAGGACGTGTCGGTGGACGGCCGAGTCGGAGCCGCTCACTCGGCGCGGGGCTGCGCTCACCTTCGCGATGGCGAATCTGTCTCCGCACGGACACGGAAAGTAGTACGTTTCCGTTTCTTCGTCGTACTCAAAGTCCTCGATTTCAACCTCGTCGTGAAAAACCGACATTTTAAACTCGCTGCCCTGCCGGCGTTATTCACACGCGGCGCACGGCTCACCGTCGCGACTTTCTGACGTGGGGTTGTTTTGCCCACCCAGAACAGAGACGAGTTCTCGCCACCAGAGGCCGCTGTTTCCACCGGTTTCCACAGAGAGGATGCGTCGTGTtaaatgagataaaaaaaaaatactggacttcgagaataaagtcgtaatatctCGGGAAAAAAGTCGTAATATCTCGAGAAAAAAAGTCTTTATATTTCGAGAATGAAGGTCGTATAATTACGACATATAAAGTGCCATTAATTCCAGGAAAGGTCCgtattgtggccaaaggctttgTGAAGTGAAGCAGCGCCTCctggtgttaaatgaggggcggtgagttggtggagctgcacTTTCATATCGATTCACCCGTAAAGAGACACTCGGCCCccccgtctctcctgctcatcagcaccagcctggtacTCGTATGAGAACCGGCTGAGCAGGAGActgagtttatctagaataaagagacagacggactcggaggaaaccgtctgtctgtgctgttgaaggagaatctcagGGTCGTCTACGCGGCTATTGGGGGGCTACATCtccccccattcaaagagggcatgaagtttcccagacagtgaggatgaagatcaaaatgatccacagagagacgggagtgagtggagctccggCGCCAGGGCAGCAACCGAGCAACTTTATTGATTAAAGTATATTATTAAAGCCAAACTTTATCACCAATCTATCAGAAAACAATgcgtcagacatcaggcaacatGTAAACATGGAATCTTTTGCGAGGAAGCCTCCAGAGTCAGTAcactcctcagacgtctggttcctatcaccaccagtgtgaacaattctgatgtTTCTCACCAATCCACTCggaaggactttgtttacatctaaaatgtttaattatgtggaattctttgaaaaattggtggagttccccttttacTTGACTTCAAGCCCTAATTTCAAGTAAGTTGCATGTGGCCTACAATGGCAGTGGCTCCCAAACTACACTGGGGATACGTCAAAAGACATGAATCTTCatctaattttatttaaatcagcCACACGCACAATTACACAGGTGCTTTCCCAGCACAGGCAACACAAACAGCCTCCAGCACAAACAAAGAAAGTTTAGTCCTCTACCACTTTGATCTCTGACAGAAACTCCAGAGAACTCCACAcccaaaacacagtaaaacagaaaaaatgtttatttattaaacactattcattttaagttatttatatatatatatatatatatgattggATGATAGGCGCTCTAACTgagctgttatttcaccataacatcacagctttttCACAACACTATCACaccactgagacgctgttgctaagcaacgactttgacagctgtaggagacgctcaagccatctaaacgtttttacttcttactttgccacaaacagaaaacagatactattaagatcacatttgggtggtggatgcAGTTACAGTGCTGGTGGTGTGTCAGAGTGTGTCGTGCTGGCACGAGTGGAtcagtttttaaaacactgtgtccactcactgtccactattAGACGCTCTTACCTcgtctgtccaccttgtagatgtaaagtcagagacgacagctcatctgctgctgcacagtttgtgttggtcatcctctagtccttcatcagtggtcacaggacgctgcccacaggacactgctggctggatatttttggttggtgctgagaatgacccaccacccaaatagtacctggtccatgggggtcctgaccaatgaagaacagggtaacagagtatcagagaaacagatggactacagtctgtaactgtagaactacagagtgcagctatacagtaagtggagctgataaagtggacagtgagcatagaaacgaggaggtggtcatagtgttatgcctgatcatgTATCTGTTGTGTCATTGTTTCataaagaaatagaaataaaacatatcgctgctgtcggaggaaaacctcgtatctccatttctgtcgttTTTCAGATGTTGGCATAaattgaaaatacctgttgctctttacattgtgtgtaaatttcatgaagaatggaccaaaacaaacggcctagaatgacttggtaaaacctctggttccattgatttacattaaaagtaaagtaggttttttccttctcctgtaaagtcaccgttctGGAGATACAAGAATCTTTTCAAGCCAAAATGTCTCACATATTGCGTCTTAACAGTATAAAAGCATGGGGGTGTGTATAGGGTGTGAGCAGGGATCCATGGGGGGCTCTAAAAGCTTGCGAATTGTTTGGGTATTATAGGATAGTCTGTTTGTAGGTAAAGAAATGGTGACTAAAAAACCAAATCTACACAGTTTTCGCCTCAGATCAGCCACGACGTTTATACTGCACAAAAAAATTGCTTTAGTTTGCGACTACAATGTAATAAAATTCTGTGTTGTGCAAGAAGGTTTTATGTGGCATCCATGAACATCAGCCTTGTACCTCCAGTGTGAAACTGAAGGAGCAAGCTTCTTTAGTGGAGGggcgtccacatacttttggccatatagcaTAGCTCTTAAATCATtcgaatgaaaacctgcagcttaGTCTCTTCCATTTTCaccaaaatatgtattttattatttgtgacAATTTGGTGAGTGGATTAAATTGAACATTCACCCGTTAAATTCTGTACACGTTAAATTCTCACTACACCCAAGAGTTTTTGTAGCTGGACTGACATAATAAAGGCGTTTCACCTGAATTCTGTGAAATGCTAAAACATTAAATAGagaaattaaatttggaattaAATCTAATTTCTCAATTACCCGACAGAGGGTGGTTTGAAGTCAGTGGGTTTGTCCCTGTGAGCTAACTGAGGGATCTCTGATGCCCTAAGAACGACCCACTGtcttcaaaatgtaaacaaaactttACTAAATAAAGCCAGCAATGCTAGATATGATCCCACACTGTGTTCTAAGAACCAGGGGAACATCTTATCAGTTCTTTCTAGGAACTAAAGGCTGCTTGCCTGGTTTGAACCACAGACTACAAAAGCAAGCTTCTTATCCAGGTTATTTGGGCGTTGTCCAGCCTGCTTTGCTGATCCGAAGTCATTTTTCTTGTAAGGCTGagctgtgagggacgaggcagGCAGTCGTTGGTTATATTCACCACTATTCAG from the Pygocentrus nattereri isolate fPygNat1 chromosome 30, fPygNat1.pri, whole genome shotgun sequence genome contains:
- the dph3 gene encoding DPH3 homolog, coding for MSVFHDEVEIEDFEYDEETETYYFPCPCGDRFAIAKEDLENGEEVATCPSCSLIVKVIYDKEQFMCGEVIEAPAASEAKLEVA